Within the Opitutaceae bacterium TAV5 genome, the region GACGAAATGGACCTGCACTTTCACGGTGGCCTCCGGCGCCAGAACTGCCGGCGGTCGCCCGGCCATCGGGAAAACCCTCGGTTTCATGTTCATGACCCGGCTTCCTCCCAATCACGGCTTCCTCTTCGACCACCTCACCGTCCGGTTCACTCCGGCAGATGCATCCGGAACCGCCGGTACTCCCTGACCAATTCAAAACCTCCCCATGAAAATCACATCGACTCGCCCTGCCACCACCAGCGCCCGCAACGGGTTCACGCTGATCGAGCTCCTCACCGTCATCGCCATCATCGGCATCCTCGCCGGGATTCTGATCCCCGTGGTCGGCAAGGTGAGAAAAACCGCAAGGACCGCGCAGTGCGCCAGCAACATGCGGCAGATCGCCAGCGCCGTCCTCATTTATGCCACCGGAAACAGGGACGAGCTGCCCGATTTCCGCAACCCGCCCAACAACCGGAATCGCTGGGACTACGTCGCCCTGCGCGCCGTCAAGGAAATCGCCCAAAGCACGGACGTGCCCGCCTACTCCACATTGATCCACTGTCCCTCCGACGACCGGCCTCTCGAGGGGAAGCCGCGTTCCTACGGTTACAATCCGTTTTTGCTTTCAAATAATCGCGACAAGACAGGCCCGGCTCCGGTCGCCGCCTCGCAGACGACCGGACAGTCCGGTATCAGACTTTCCGATATTTCCACACCTTCGCAGATGGCCATGCTGATGGAGAAAGCCACCGGAGGAGGCACTCCGCCCACGTCCTTCAATGTGTATCCCAACGATACCTGGCTCTGGCAGGACAGCATTATCGATTCACACGATGGTTTTTCCAATGTCGCTTTTTGCGACGGAAGCGTTCGTCGGATTCCGATCAGTTTGCTCGGGAACGAATTTCGGAATCGTTATGTTTACAGGAAATAACGCCCCGGATCATATCCCTTCGGTTTGTACCCGAATAGTGCCTCCAATCTTCCTGTCTGTCGGCTGACGGTCGTCCGCTCGCCTACACCGCGGCACGCGCCCCGATGGCCAGCGCCTCGGGCACGCGGAGAGGGCGATCTTCCCGGAGCTCGCCAAGCGCTACTCCTGCCGGAAAGCCGTCAGCCCTGTGTGTACCGTAAATCACCGCACTGACCAAGTGGCCGCCTGCACTCGTATCTGATTTCTTACGACATGAGGCCATTGCGTTTTACCGCGCACCCTCCGCGCAGGCACCCTGGCGAAAGGAGCCTCCTCCGGCGCTTCCAGCGGGATTGCCGCGATCATGATCAACCCTGACGGCGACAACACCCGCGTCGTTTCTCCCGGGACCCATACCCGTCTCGCGTCCGCCAATACCAGGCATCCCCTTTCCCGGGCCGCCATCACGTCCACCGCGATCCTCGCGGTGCAGCGCGAAGTTGCCTGCACTCGCGCCGGAGCCCAGCACTCCCTCCCGGACCCGGCGCGACGTGCCGGCTCATCGGCAGCGCGCCGGAGCCGCCGCAA harbors:
- a CDS encoding N-terminal cleavage protein → MKITSTRPATTSARNGFTLIELLTVIAIIGILAGILIPVVGKVRKTARTAQCASNMRQIASAVLIYATGNRDELPDFRNPPNNRNRWDYVALRAVKEIAQSTDVPAYSTLIHCPSDDRPLEGKPRSYGYNPFLLSNNRDKTGPAPVAASQTTGQSGIRLSDISTPSQMAMLMEKATGGGTPPTSFNVYPNDTWLWQDSIIDSHDGFSNVAFCDGSVRRIPISLLGNEFRNRYVYRK